In Peromyscus leucopus breed LL Stock chromosome 9, UCI_PerLeu_2.1, whole genome shotgun sequence, the sequence TAGACAcatggagcttgctggccagctggagTATGGGTGTGTGTTTCTCCTGTGAAACACAAAACTGTCTAGTTGGAGGATAAATTAGTTCTGGTTCTTAGAGAAAAGAATGAGAcactttggttatttttttaaaaaaaaaattagtgtctgtgtgtcctcatgCCTGTGCATatattgaggtcagaggacaatgttccggagttggttttctcctcccactatgtgggttctaggaatcaaactcaggtcattagattTGGTGTTAAACACCTTAActtgatgagccatcttgctagtcttttttttttttttttttaaagatagagtctTAACTGGGTTGCTCGGGCTGGCCACAAGTAatgcctcctgagtagctgggactccatgtatgccatcatgcccagctggcATTTtattaaagcttttattttttttttttacattttctgttaTTTAGAACCTAAATCTGATCCTGATGCTAGAACAATATGACAGTTTCTgtctttaaataatttatgtgCCCTTACACAAGATACCAAAATGAGAGTTGAAGTTATAATATAGGAGCTGTTTGGGAAATAATACCAGATGGTGTATGCCTAAACGCCAGATCAATGTGTAAAGTAACTTGTACCCTTATTacctaaaataaaacctttcactTCATCAAACTGTTTCAAAGTCTTCCATTAACCATgttatttgttttgaattttttttggggggggcacgttttgagacagggtttttttgtgtaaccttggctgtcctgaaactcactatgtagaccagactagcctcagactcatatagatccacctgcctccacctcccaagtgctgggattaaaggtgtgcaccaccacagtccagcccttgttttcaaattttgataATATAAATTCAGGTATGTATAGAGCATCCACTGTATGCTAAGCTCAGACCTAAAAgccaaggaaacaaaatgaacaagaGCTGATGTTCATACATTTGTGAGGAGATGCAGAATAATTTAAATGATGATTCTAGATGAATGCTATAAAGGAAGTCTTCATAATAAGTGAGTTGATTGAGGGAGGGAGCTACGTAAGGTGGATAGGGAAGGGCCTGTAGGAGCGGACACTTGAATAAGACCTGAAAAGTGGAAGAAGGCACTTGAAAGCCCTGGAAAAAGTTGAAGGTGAGGAGATAGCAGAGGAGGTTAGGCAAAACCAAGAGACTGCTGTGTGAGTCTCTCTTCATCAGAAAGATGGCAAAAGGAAATGGGCTGATCAAGTTTGAGAACTAAGAGAGAGCgagccaaagaaacacagtgATTATAGGTATGGGGAACTTAGAAACattttagcaaaataaataattcacagAAAAAGTAGCTAGAATACAAGATTGTGTGCATTCTTTAAAACCTTGCTCTTGTGTTGAACTTGTGAAATGTCCTCTTAGTTCTGACTAAAGTCACTTTCTCCTCTGAATTATTTCTGTACTTCTTACATCTCCCCACTGTTAGGTTTAGTTATTTTATGATATATCATACTAGAGTCTTCCCAACATGAGCTTTTCCAAGGGCATATTGTGTCTATTGTTCCAAGGCTACAGACAGTAACGTTTAGGGAATACCACCAGTACCGTGGACTTACCATAGTATCTTTAATAACTGTAGATGTCCAGCCTTCAAAAGTACAAAAGCGATGAACTCTGTCCCCGTGAGGACAATCAAAACATCGCTCTGTGTCATACCCATAATTCAACAGCATCCTGAGCATGACTTCATCTTTCAGTGAGTACTGTAATGCTGATGGGAAATGCAAAGGGTTAACTCTGCAGAAGTAATTGACGTTGGCCCCGTGCCTTAGTAGTAGACTTATGAGCTCATAGTTGCCCATCCTGAGAGCTATCTGTAGGCAGTTGACTGGGTCTTGATTGGGTAGagctccagcactcagaagcagctTAACAGAAGAGAGATCACCATTTGAAACAGCAAAATACAAGGCTGACTTCCTTTGATCATCATAATGTTTACGGATTCTCTGATCCAGCATGAAATTTACATCAAATCCAGCCTGAATGAGAAGTTCCAGGCACTGGGGGTGTGCCCCAGCTGCTGCGCAGTGAACTGGACTTATCCCACTCCTCTTGATGGCAGTAATATCTGTAACTGGAACCAACATCTTTagagctctgggggaaaaaatttcaaaaagtacTCAGGTTGTTACAGTGCAGAGTTAACCTGTTTATGATCCTCTTATCCCTACATTGAATGTATATGTTAATCAGGTGGTATTTAGACTCCCTACCAAAAGTGCTAGTTTCTTCAAGAAACTCAGATGTcaagtaaaatttaataaaactacTGTTTAGGTTAAAACTGAATTAGCCAAATCACCTGAGACCCAAGATTTCCCATATTTCCCAagcagctctttaaaaaaaattagttattacTATTTCCTGTTACTTAGAATTACAGAATTGAACTTACAATAAGTGGCCTTTGTCAGCTGCCACATGAATGGGCAGGTGGCCTGAACTTTTAGGAATGTTGGCATCAGCTCCATACTCTAGCAAGAGAGTCACAGAATCTGGATTTCCTCCTCTAACGGCTTCaagtaaaatggaggaggaatcAGAAGCCTGGCTGTGAACGTCAGCCCCTAAAAAGAGGAGAAGTCTCATTAGGCAAAGATTCTTTCCCACTCTATTGCTTAAGCAACCTTAATATACCATTACCTCCACTAAAaagcagctcagcagttaagagcagttgttgctcttccagaggaccagggtttggttcccagcacccatgaggtggttcacaaccatcaggaactttagttccaggggatttgatgctcTCTTCTTACCTCTGGGCACCAtacatacatgtgatgcacataagtacatgcagacaaacacttatacacttaaaaaccaaacattttaaaacagcaCCTGTTATAGTAAAACACTAAGAATCAAAGACTAAAATATGTGCTCCCTTTTCCCAAGTGCTGTATAAACTAGTTGGGAAGAAAATCATGGGATAAGTAGTTTCTAAGTTACAGTTCGTTTGACTTTCAGAGTCGTTCAATAGGTCGTTTGGCACTTGGAACTTCAGTAAGAATACTGGGTAACAGGTAGCTTGCTTTCGAGATTGGCTTATAAAAGCCACCCTAACCCATAACATGCTTGCATGTGGAGTGGCACAACAAGCAGCTATATTTCATGTCCTCTAATGATACTTTGATGAAAAGGGACATtggttatttttcaaattattagaGACTTCATATAATAAAGGACCCTAATTCTTCTTAAAGTTGAGGGCTGTTGATAGCTACAAAGGTAAATATGCCCACACTTCGTCGAGTATGTAGGTTAAGTGTCCCTAGAAGATCTAGGgcagggactgggaggggagctgggagctgaagaaaaggaagatgtcTGAGTCAATGCTAGATGTCTAGTGGAGCTGAGCACATTCTGAGCATATTTGGAGCTCAATAAAAAGGATGTGCCTTTGACTTAGCGCAGGCTCGCTCCTTCATCACAAGGGCTGCACAAGAACCTCATTCCTAGAATGCAGTAAGCAATCTAATAACCATTTTTGAGTGTTCACTATGTCCTGGTTCCTTTATGTGTGTAAAAATTTCTaaacttgggactggagagatagctcagtggttaaaagtgctagctgctcttctagaagacctgaatttagtttccagcacccaggttgggtggctcacaaccacctttaactccagctctggggttcAGTGCTCTCTTCTAGTCTTGGATATCTACACACCACtggcatacacagagagagagacatatgtaattaaaaataaaatcttggtcAGGAgtgatggtacatacctttaatcccaatactgggaggcagaggcaggtggatctctgagtttgaggccagcctgggctacatggtgagctccaggacagccagggctgcatagagagacctagtctcaagaatcaaagataaataaaaataaaatcttaaagaattTCTAATGGACCTTCACAATGGACCtcagaagtaggttctaatataCTCATTTAAAGGTGCAGAAACTCAGGCTTTCTGAGTTTAAGTTCTCCAAGGACACAGACCTAGTAGACAAGCAAGGTGATTAAGATTTGTGTGCACATCTCCAGATCCAAGCTTACTTCTATGAGACCATGTTGCTATTGTGGCCACACAGGGTGGTAAAGTAATTGATTTAGAGTCAGATATGACTTCAAATGCTGACTCACTGGCTGGCAAATGGTGGTTTATCTGAAGGGTAAAAGATTGAAGATTTATTGTCTTTCCTCCGTCTCTATGTTTAAAATCAGTGATCTAAACAAAGGCTTACTCTTAGGCTAGAGATGTAGTTTATTATTAGAGTTCTTTTGAAGAATGCAGAGGACTAGTTTAAAccccagcaaaacacacacacacacacacacacacacacacacacacacacacacacacactgacagacaCAGAGAATCTGTCTTTCCTCAAAGATGGAAGATCTAGTGTTTAGTTTTTGTTATTCTAGTGAATAACTTTAGACATCTCTTAGATCACATATGTTAGgtatgctaaaattaaaggcatttgttagaAATCTGCTTCCTGTATAGAaaagaagtaagaaaacaaagaacaggaCTGTTCTTCCATAGAGGAGACTCTGCCATCTAGAGTATTGCAGACTGGGACTACATATTACTAAAAGCCAAAGCTTCTggatataaagagaaaaaaaagatacactgTTGGGCCTTCATACACTGCTTCATTGGACACATTAATGATGATCTCAATGATCTATAAGTTTTCTGAGCCAAGAGTCTCCACTACTTAAACCAAAATCTAGAATGCTCATCACTATAATACAGTGCTGGGGTAAGGGAATGGGTGTAATGGAggaagtgttgcagctggtatgATCTTTGATCCTCTTTCCTCACGTGTGGGATGAGGTTGATATCTGCCTCACATATTTAAAGGACTGTGTAGCACACAGACAGCTAAATGCCTGTGGGATAGAAAGTACTCTGTAAGCAtgacttctctcttctcttggtTATTACTAGAGCAGAGGACTAGGACCCAAAGCAAAGCAGTCCGGAGGAATTTGCTATGATCTTAATAACTTGATGCCTCATGAaaaccttggaggaggtggagggaaagAAGCCAGGAGGGGGAGATGATAgctagatagatgattgatagctagatagatgatagatagatagatagatagatagataggacaGATATAAAGTAATATTAGTAGACTATTcctgtacactatgtgaagatacttcattgtgattggtttaataaaaagctaaatggccaatagctaggcaggatttttttcagagcagagagaatgctgagaagaagggcagaatcactaggagttgccagccagagacaggaagcaggaaagtagcaTGAGCCATACAGAGTAACAGTAATAAAGCCACGAGGCAggaagtaaattaatagaaatgggttaatttaagttataagagctagttagaaacaagcctaagctatcggctgaaCTTTCTCAATaagtctctgtggttatttgggagctggctggctggacagaAAACATCCACTTACAGTagtggttttttaaaataatttatattttatgtgcattggtgtttctcctgcatgtaagtctgtgtgaggctgttggattccctggaacaggagttacaggccgttgtgagctgccatgtggttgctgggaattgaacactggtcctctagaagagcagccagtgctcttaacctctgagccatttctccagccctggttagtagtgtttgtttttttgtttttgtaagctGTGAGCAGCTACTGTCTACTGGGTGTTTATGTGGTTGAGAcaaagttgagagagagagagagagagagagagagagagagagagagagagagagagagagagagagaacgaatgAATGAACGAACATGGGTTGTTGCAGAGACTTGGTAGGAAAGGACAACCAACACAAAAGTTTAAAACTCGTAGCATGATGAGGGAGTATTGGGCAAAAGTCATCTGCAGCCTTATAATTAGCAGAATTGTGTCATAAGAATTCAATCTCCATGTttaggcttttaaaaaatgttttgttttgttttgatagggTTTCACTGCATAGCCTGggcttgactgtcctggaactagctctgtagaccaggctagcctcgaactcaccatctgcctctgcatcccaagtgctaggattaaaagcgtgtgccaccaccgcccagctgagttCATTCTTTTTAACAGCCAACATTCACACACAATTTTCTTAAATACTGGTCTTTACAAAATGTTGATATCTATTACTTTGAAACATTCTTTCAAGAGGAACTCTTtgagagtctggagagatggctcattggttaagagcactggctgctcttccaggttcaattaccagcacccacatggcagctcacaactgttttaactctagttccagggcatctggcctTTGTGGACTTTGCGTTCATGTGGTaaatggacatacatgcaggcaagacactcacacacaaaaaatagaaataagtctttaaaaacaaacaaacaataaaccccACACCCCAAAGCAACCCTTGACTCTCAGTCCTCCTGTAATCAGTCATTAGGTCAACCTTGCCTTTCTGCAGTAATAGTTCCATGATTTCAGTGTGTCCACCTTGAGCAGCAAGGGCAAGAGGAGTAAATCCGTAGGAGCTCCGTGCATCTGGGTGGGCCCCAGAAGCCAGCATCAACTTTACCATGTCCCATCTGCCTAGCTTGGCAGCCTCATGGAGAGCAGTCCTCTCGTTGGCACATCGCAGATTGACATCCGCTCCACAGCTGATTAGCAAGGTGGCCATGTCGTAGGAGTCTTTCAGAACAGCTGGGAAAATGTGAAGTAGACATTCTATTAATGTGATGTAAGGTAAGTGGTGTATAGCTAGTGACCCTCAGCTCCTTAAAGAATTCTTCCCCTCCCCGCACACTCCAGCATTCTGTGTTTAGGAAACAATCATAAAATAAGgcagatgccgggcggtggtggcgcacgcctttaatctccagcacttaggaggcagaggcaggcggatctctgtgagttcgaggccagcctgatctacagaataagCTCCAGGAtgagctccaaagctacacagtgaaaccctgtataagaaaaacaaaataaaactaaacaaaagtaATGTTTGTAGTGCTTTATATCAATGCAATGTTTGCTTTGTAAGCTATGACAGCTACTGTGTACTGGCTATTTCCAcggttgagacagagtttcattattTTCTCAAGAAAATGGGGGCTTAGTGGAGAGGTTTACAACCTGCACTCCTCCATAGGATCCACAGGCAGTCAATGGTTCCTGGAGGAGACTGAGACATTTCTTCAGTGATAGACCACTAGTGAGTTGTCCGTGCTCCTGTGAATAACCTCTCACCCACACTTCTTTAAGCAGCCCTAATTAAACTCACTGGATATCAAAAACAAGGGCATgaaagggggggggcagagctGAAAAGTGAGAGGAGATTAGAGGGATGGGAGAGGGCAATGGGGGATGAACATGACAgagtacattatatacatacatgaaaatatcaTGCCTAAATGCCACATCAGTGTACAAAGCAACCCCTGTATTTACCACCTGAAAATACATCACACAGCATAAAACTTTTCACTTTGCAGAAGTGTTATAATGAAACCCAGTATTATGTGTaagtaatgtattttttttcttaaagaaagaaaagccagtgagatggcccagcgggcagaggcacttgctgccatgcctggtgaCCTGTGTTCCATCCCTGGGTCacacatggtgaaggagagaaacaattcctgcaagttgtcatatgatctccacacatgtgccatgtcaGTGGACCTCCCAACCACCCACACGCAATgagtaaacaaatgcaaaaatattataaaaaggaaaagaaaatgcatgtttATCTGTAAATTCCTTCGGAAGGACAGAAATGCTAAGGCCAGTCTAACTTGACCTCATTGTCTACTAAAATTGCTCCTTCACCCGTGACATGGAATGGTGGTgacaatttttatttacatgttaatTCTATTTTTTGAATTGTTTATGAAAACCGTCTTTACTAAAAGTGAACTCTGTATTCGTAACGAGAGTCTAAATGCTTAGTACAGTCCTAAGACGCCAGCAGCTGCTTAGGCAGGGGACGCTCACAGCAGCTGAAGCCACCTCAGCAAACGGATGGATGACTAAGATGTAATTTCAAAACGTATAGGAGAATGGTTCTGTTCACAGGAACTGAGAGTGTGGACCTGGTTCCCAAAGTGTGCAGTACAGAATGCTCCCTGGGCTTCTTTGCGCTGAAAATGATCATGTAGTTagcaacaaccacaacaaaacagcGCGCTGGCCTGGATCCCCGCACCACCAACACACGACATGAATAAAGGAAAGgcaaaaatccagagaggaaaccagCCTTCCCCCATCATTGTGAACGGCTTCAGAGGTTAATGTGTGTTTGCTTTTCACTTGTCACTTTTACATACTCTACCATCACGCAACACACTCGAGGTTTTGAGAGGGAGGGACTGACCCGCAGTTTCTCTGGTGTAGTGCTCTGTAGTGTATGCACTGCCTTCTCAGAAAGAGTGGGAGCCACGGAGACAACCTTGAGCAGAGTGGTGTTGATAAGAATTCCATTTGTGCTGGGTTTAAAGAGCCAGTCATTAGAATTCTTTATCTTTCCTATCTTTGTTCTTCCTCTGAGAATTTTTcttaaactttaaattttgtttcttggGACACAGTTTCAAAATCCACATAGTGAGTTAAAAGTCAAGAATAGTTGGTCACAGGCGAAGTCACCACATCGGGTTGTCTGAAAGCTAGAAAGCGGGTCTCTGTGTCTGGCCGGCAGGGACCGAATGGACAGGGCCCTAACTGTAGAAGCCTGTGGGGATGGAGGAGACCTAGACCCTTCTCCAAAAACAAGGTGTTCGTTTACCTGTAAGAAGAGGAGAATTGCCTTCCAAATTCTTAGCATTTGGATCGCAGCCATTGAGAAGGAGAAAATGGGCATTTTCTAGGAGGCCACCGCTGACAGCCAAAAAGAGCGGTGTTTCACCGCTGTGGGTGGTCTGTTCCCACACACTGGGTTTGGAAGCTGAAACAAATTCGTCACACCACACAGGTTAAGATGCAGAAATAAACTCAACTTACTCTTCAGAAGCATCAAGAGGAATGAAAAGGAGCTCACCATTCAGGGTTATTTCTAAGACGTTCTTGTTTAACTGCACTGCCGCCCTATGCAGAGGAAGCCAGCCGTCCCCATCCACTTCATCGAATGCAGCCTGGTCCTTGGTTAAGTGTGCCAACACACCTTCCTTACCTAgtacaaggaaaacaaaacagaatcacATTTGGCACACGCAGGAGCCCACGCCACTTCTGAAATCTACCACCGCGGCTGGGGTGAAGAAGAGTCCGAGCGCCATCTTCGGTGACAGGCAAGCTTAGCCGTCAGAGGACCAGCACCGAGGCTTTGTACACGCATTCCTCACACCCGGACCCAGGACCACCCCCAGTTCCGTCTGCACAGGAGCTCTGGCATTCTTTGATAAGTTAGGCTGAGGTATTTTTCCCAGAAAAGGCCACTTCAGATTCTGGGTCCCTGTTTCCAGGCTTTTGGAGCGTGGAAGGAaatgctgccgccgccgccgccgcctccgccgccgcctctGTACCTCAGCACACATTGAAGGGAGACTAGGAAGAGTACTTAACTGTCTCTATTGCTTCAACTATCTTCTTATGGTCAGCACTCGAAACGGAATGGGATCTGCATAGAAAACACCCGTAGTTATAAACCTGCTGTTTCTGATGGAAGcccaaaggaaaaggcaaagaccGCAGTCGTTACTCAGGGATGAACTCTCATAGGAGGCAAACGATGAGACCCAGTGGAGACACTTGCCACGAGGGTGGGCGTGCAGCTTAGTGTTAGAGAGCTTGCGTAGCATGCAACAtcttaggtttgatctccagtgcACATgcgaatgcatgcacacactcacccatgcacactcacatacgtGTGCTTGTGTATGAGTACAAGGGTTGGGGGGCGGGAGAGAGACCATTTGTGAACTGTAGAACGTTCCTCAACACATTATAGGGAAACTGCCTCTCCAGATCTGCCATCTCTCATTAGACATAACTTTTTGGAGGCAAGGAAACAGGTCTACTTGGGAGCCTAGACTGCAGTGTATGCCTTCAATAAATGTTGCCGAACTGACTCAAACCTGTCTGACATTGAAATAGCATTGtaccacatgaaaaaaaaattgatagctACTTTATGATTTAGCAAAAATTATTGTTAAAAAGTACATAGTCAGGGTGTGAATTCCCCAGTCAGAATTCTTTCTCAGGAAACAGTAACAGTTTAAATTCTACTTTTATGAAAATACCTAGACATTAAAGCAATGTatatgagtttttaaattttgagacaggatctcactgtgtagcccagggctGCTTCAGACCCCTGCCTCGTGTCTGCCTCTGCAGGGATTGTAGGCGTGCGCCACTGTGCCTGGATTCAACACATGCATCTTAGATGATTTTCTCTGATTACTCAATGAGTTCAGGTTGGAGAGAATGAATTTTCTTAGACACTTGGTCCTGTTCACAACGTGGCCAATTGATTCTCCTTTAAAACAGTGCTCACGGGTGTACTGCTGTGTTAGTTTCTATACATTCTGTAAGGATGACCGCACTGTTACTGACTTAAAACAGCACAAATCTGTTACTTTACAGTTCTTCAGTTCTGGACGCTCACATAGATCTGGCTCCTCCTGAAGGTTCTAGATAAAattctgtttccttgtcttttccaaCTTCTAGAGCCATCACATGGCTGGGATGTGGACCCGTTTCCTTCTTCAGGTCCTTGATTGGGGGCAGGTCTCCCTCCTGTGGCACCTTCCAGGTgctcccctcttcctgcccccacccttcACCTTTCAGGGCCCACCTGGGGCACCACACTCGGCAATTAGCATACGTAATTCCCTTTAGCTTTACTTCAGTTTGCTACATAAGGTTTGTGTACTCAGGGTCTAGGAATTAGGGAGTAAGCGCCTTTAGGTGGCCACTACACACAACACAAGAATATTCactttttttcctctcccctccccccaagacagggttttttggatcctgtcctggatctcgctctgtagaccaggctggcctcgaactcacagagatctgcctggctctgcctcccgagtattgggattaaaggtgtgtgccaccactgcctggcaagagtatttttgctttcttttgtgtgtgtgtggtccgtgtgtgtacatgttcacgtGTGTGCATGACTATTCATGAGCACTACCAGAGGTCCCCATCTGGTCTCTTCCTCCACTGCCTCTCCACTGTGTCTTTCAAGATCGGCTCCCTCACGGGGAGCTCATCATTTCAGTCAGATTGGCTGTTGGCTGGCAATGACCTGTGGGTCATTGACATGTCTCTACCTTCCCGAGCACTAAtgtcacagatgtgcaccaccatgtctctaacttatgtgggtgctagggatccgaactcaggacctcatgtttGTGCTGCAAACACACATCCAGCCTCCATTCTAGATTTCCAACACCAGCGAGTGCCTGGCCCAATCATCAGTCTTCTCTGGGTATTGTAGAGGTTTCAAAATTTAGTAAATGAGATTTATGTAATGACTACCATTTCAGTTTCCGTGAAACATTTCCATACTTTAGTTAGTCAGAATCTCTTACACTTTTAGACTAAAAGTATTAATTCAACATCAATTGCTTGGTTGTGCATTTTAAAACCACAGTCATAAGGCTGATATGACAAGACAACCTATTAAGTCTGATTTCTTTGTAAAACTTTAAGCATTTAAATACTGTTTTAATCATCATCCTAAAGTGAACACCAGTGTCTAGGAATAGTGGTGTGGTGGGAATCACAGACTGTGGGCCCCCTGG encodes:
- the Asb14 gene encoding ankyrin repeat and SOCS box protein 14, with product MDYSNSDEDADADFDTQLVIQRSLLDIYKPRLTQPTSEDERSHSVSSADHKKIVEAIETGKEGVLAHLTKDQAAFDEVDGDGWLPLHRAAVQLNKNVLEITLNASKPSVWEQTTHSGETPLFLAVSGGLLENAHFLLLNGCDPNAKNLEGNSPLLTAVLKDSYDMATLLISCGADVNLRCANERTALHEAAKLGRWDMVKLMLASGAHPDARSSYGFTPLALAAQGGHTEIMELLLQKGADVHSQASDSSSILLEAVRGGNPDSVTLLLEYGADANIPKSSGHLPIHVAADKGHLLALKMLVPVTDITAIKRSGISPVHCAAAGAHPQCLELLIQAGFDVNFMLDQRIRKHYDDQRKSALYFAVSNGDLSSVKLLLSAGALPNQDPVNCLQIALRMGNYELISLLLRHGANVNYFCRVNPLHFPSALQYSLKDEVMLRMLLNYGYDTERCFDCPHGDRVHRFCTFEGWTSTVIKDTMFCEVITLSWLQHLSGKVVRVMLDYVDQVQICSKLKAVLEKQKLWSEIHFILTNPRSLQHLCRLKIRKCMGRFRLRCPVFMSFLPLPNCLKAYVLYKEYDLYGQGSLTGAW